The Streptomyces sp. Alt3 genome has a segment encoding these proteins:
- a CDS encoding PIG-L deacetylase family protein → MNRPQLPTLLRVFAHPDDESLLAGGVLAQHHAAGARTTVVTATWAPNSRRVPELADALLTLGAGAPRLLGYGDARNPEAAPGQPRLVDAPLDEAVGHLVAHIRDFRPDIVVTHDAVGQLTGHPDHVRTHQITLLAVEAAALAHLHPDAGPPWQPTALYAATHPESGVGLLRPLLKGAGKAILAVPDSYVTTSVDVTPWADAKWAAVLAHRGEVARERSLPGILARLPEAGRNRIIQTEHFTRLTPGPTKGDPVRLTI, encoded by the coding sequence ATGAACCGACCGCAACTGCCGACCCTGTTGAGGGTGTTCGCGCATCCGGACGACGAGAGCCTCTTGGCCGGCGGCGTGCTCGCCCAGCACCACGCCGCCGGCGCCCGTACCACCGTCGTCACCGCGACCTGGGCGCCGAACAGCCGCCGCGTTCCCGAACTCGCTGACGCTCTGTTGACCTTGGGCGCCGGCGCTCCACGCCTGCTCGGCTACGGCGACGCCCGCAATCCCGAGGCCGCGCCCGGTCAGCCCCGGCTCGTCGACGCTCCCCTCGACGAAGCAGTCGGTCACCTCGTCGCCCATATCCGCGACTTTCGCCCCGACATCGTCGTCACCCACGACGCCGTCGGACAGCTGACCGGCCACCCTGACCACGTACGCACGCACCAGATCACCCTGCTCGCCGTCGAAGCGGCCGCCCTCGCCCACCTTCATCCCGATGCGGGCCCGCCCTGGCAGCCGACCGCCCTGTACGCGGCCACGCACCCCGAGTCCGGCGTCGGCCTGCTCCGCCCGCTACTCAAAGGGGCGGGCAAGGCCATCCTCGCGGTACCGGATTCGTACGTGACCACCAGCGTCGACGTCACCCCCTGGGCCGATGCGAAATGGGCGGCGGTCCTCGCGCACCGCGGCGAAGTCGCACGCGAGCGGTCCCTGCCCGGTATCCTCGCCCGCCTTCCCGAAGCCGGCCGCAACCGGATCATCCAAACCGAGCACTTCACCCGCCTCACTCCCGGTCCCACCAAGGGCGACCCAGTCCGGCTGACCATCTGA